From Echinicola jeungdonensis, the proteins below share one genomic window:
- a CDS encoding DinB family protein has product MDTTIKNWQQDIQEITASFKDSFQSLDVETLHMKPDAKTWSIAENIQHLIVLNESYFPIFRQLEKGNYSKPFIGNFGFLTKALGKMILKSVAPENHKKFKTLPIWIPSKYEVPENKELLDQFEKHQKNLSRWIGQLKPFLENKQVIHSPANRLIAYPLELAINIIISHEKRHYNQAFHLLEEIKK; this is encoded by the coding sequence ATGGATACCACCATTAAGAATTGGCAACAGGATATTCAAGAAATTACTGCATCGTTTAAAGACAGCTTTCAATCTTTGGATGTGGAAACCCTGCATATGAAACCCGATGCAAAAACCTGGAGTATTGCTGAAAACATCCAACATTTGATCGTCCTAAACGAAAGCTATTTTCCTATTTTTCGACAATTGGAAAAGGGAAATTATTCCAAGCCATTCATTGGCAATTTTGGTTTTCTTACAAAAGCGCTGGGTAAAATGATCCTCAAATCCGTTGCCCCGGAAAACCACAAAAAATTCAAAACCCTTCCCATATGGATCCCATCCAAATATGAAGTACCCGAAAATAAAGAACTATTAGACCAGTTTGAAAAACACCAAAAGAATCTTTCTCGTTGGATAGGTCAACTTAAGCCATTTCTAGAAAATAAACAGGTGATTCATTCCCCGGCTAACCGTTTAATTGCCTATCCCTTGGAATTGGCAATCAATATCATTATCAGTCATGAAAAAAGACATTACAATCAAGCTTTCCATCTCCTGGAAGAAATAAAAAAATAA
- a CDS encoding exonuclease domain-containing protein: MYAIVDIETTGGYGRRHRITEIAVVVHDGKQVLDTYQTLLNPDCEIPAFITGLTGIDNEMVQGAPFFEEIGEELYELLKDKVFVAHNVNFDFNFIKSEFSRVGINFERPKLCTIRLSRKLIPGLPSYSLGSICEYMDIEIHDRHRAFGDAEATAILFGILVHRDDQGVIAQAMKRNSGESFLPPHISREQFLELPTSVGVYYFHDEHGKVIYVGKALNIRNRFKGHFSGAGKGKQAMKSAIHHVSYTLTGSEFLALLVEALEIKKHWPRFNRALKVKAGAWGLYQYQDGKGYMRFQVSKINKFKKPLITFRTHHDAWSYLLKKVEEFKLCPKLCGIQKTPGACYDFESGFCDGACAEKEDSSSYNDKVLDWLGQIPLENQRMLIKEKGRNPEEEAAIYFDQGILKAYGFLDLKQEFQSDEEVIASLTPVKPVSETAVILEQYLGKNLLKKVKVIEGLSL; encoded by the coding sequence ATGTATGCAATCGTTGATATTGAAACCACTGGAGGGTATGGGAGAAGACATCGAATCACAGAAATTGCCGTGGTTGTTCATGACGGAAAACAGGTTTTGGATACATACCAGACATTGTTAAATCCTGATTGCGAAATTCCAGCTTTTATTACCGGCCTGACAGGAATAGATAATGAGATGGTCCAAGGTGCACCATTTTTTGAAGAAATAGGAGAAGAATTATATGAATTATTGAAGGATAAGGTCTTTGTGGCCCATAATGTAAATTTTGATTTCAATTTTATCAAATCAGAATTTAGCAGAGTGGGTATCAATTTTGAGAGGCCAAAGCTATGCACTATTCGACTAAGCCGAAAATTGATACCTGGGTTGCCCTCCTATAGTTTGGGCAGCATTTGTGAGTACATGGATATCGAAATTCACGATAGGCACAGGGCGTTTGGGGATGCGGAGGCTACCGCCATTCTTTTTGGGATTTTGGTCCATAGGGATGATCAGGGAGTGATCGCCCAAGCTATGAAAAGGAATTCTGGGGAATCCTTTTTGCCACCTCATATTTCCAGGGAGCAATTTTTGGAATTGCCCACATCTGTGGGTGTGTATTATTTTCATGATGAGCATGGAAAAGTCATTTATGTTGGAAAGGCCTTGAATATTAGAAACCGGTTCAAGGGCCATTTTTCAGGTGCAGGAAAGGGCAAACAGGCCATGAAATCAGCCATTCATCATGTTTCATATACATTGACAGGAAGTGAATTTTTGGCTCTTTTGGTGGAGGCATTGGAAATAAAAAAACACTGGCCAAGGTTTAATAGGGCATTAAAAGTGAAAGCTGGGGCCTGGGGGCTTTATCAGTACCAGGATGGAAAGGGTTATATGAGGTTTCAGGTATCGAAAATCAATAAATTCAAAAAGCCTCTTATTACTTTTAGGACCCACCATGATGCCTGGTCGTATCTTTTGAAAAAAGTGGAAGAGTTTAAGCTATGCCCCAAACTTTGTGGGATTCAAAAAACTCCTGGTGCTTGTTATGATTTTGAATCGGGTTTTTGTGATGGAGCTTGCGCGGAAAAAGAAGATTCTTCCTCTTACAATGATAAAGTACTGGATTGGTTGGGGCAGATTCCTCTTGAAAACCAACGGATGTTGATCAAAGAAAAGGGGAGAAACCCTGAGGAAGAAGCTGCCATTTATTTCGATCAAGGGATATTAAAAGCCTACGGTTTTTTGGATCTTAAACAGGAGTTTCAATCCGATGAGGAAGTAATTGCAAGTTTAACTCCGGTGAAACCTGTTTCTGAAACGGCAGTTATTCTAGAACAATATTTGGGTAAAAATTTGTTGAAAAAGGTCAAAGTGATTGAAGGGTTAAGTTTATGA
- a CDS encoding patatin-like phospholipase family protein, protein MKKINILSIDGGGIKGIIPGTILQVIEEKIQQRKGDDQARLVDYLDFVAGTSTGGILSCGLLTPSDEDPQKPKFKVQEVVNLYHKHGKAIFHKSFWHEVRGLWGILDEKFPNKALRKALQKQFGEIKLSQLIKPCLITSYEINNRKAKFFTQHNANLSPSEDFLVKEVAQATSAAPTYFQVAMIKSAIGVNYPLIDGGVFANNPAMCAYAETRKLDFKNVKKPTSKDMYLLSLGTGSENETYSYSQAKNFGLAQWIKPLISIMMSGNSETVSHQLKWLFDAGNNKEGYVRLEPKLLHASPKMDEATRKNMNALKEAGLNYVSENEKQIDDIVTNLLMNKGEL, encoded by the coding sequence ATGAAAAAAATCAACATTTTATCCATCGACGGTGGAGGAATAAAAGGCATTATTCCTGGCACTATCCTTCAGGTTATTGAAGAAAAAATCCAACAAAGAAAGGGAGATGATCAGGCCAGATTAGTGGATTATTTGGACTTTGTGGCTGGGACCAGTACCGGTGGAATACTAAGCTGTGGACTATTAACACCCTCCGATGAAGATCCACAAAAACCTAAATTCAAGGTTCAGGAAGTGGTCAATTTATATCACAAACATGGAAAAGCTATTTTCCATAAATCCTTTTGGCACGAGGTAAGGGGACTTTGGGGAATATTGGATGAAAAATTCCCCAACAAGGCATTAAGGAAAGCCCTTCAAAAACAATTTGGAGAAATTAAGTTAAGCCAATTGATAAAACCCTGTTTGATCACTTCTTATGAAATCAACAACAGGAAAGCCAAATTTTTCACCCAACACAATGCCAACCTCTCTCCTTCCGAGGACTTTTTGGTTAAAGAGGTGGCCCAGGCTACTTCGGCAGCCCCCACTTATTTTCAGGTGGCGATGATCAAGTCAGCCATTGGGGTCAACTACCCTTTAATAGACGGAGGGGTATTTGCCAATAATCCGGCTATGTGTGCCTATGCAGAAACTCGAAAATTGGATTTTAAAAATGTAAAAAAGCCCACTTCTAAGGACATGTACCTTTTATCTCTAGGAACTGGTTCTGAAAATGAAACCTATAGTTATTCCCAAGCCAAAAATTTTGGTTTGGCCCAATGGATCAAACCCCTAATCAGTATAATGATGTCCGGAAATTCAGAAACAGTTTCCCACCAGTTAAAATGGCTTTTTGATGCTGGAAATAATAAAGAAGGATATGTTCGCCTGGAGCCCAAACTATTACATGCATCCCCAAAAATGGATGAGGCTACTAGGAAAAATATGAATGCTTTAAAAGAAGCTGGATTGAATTATGTATCGGAAAATGAAAAACAAATCGATGATATTGTAACCAATTTGCTAATGAATAAAGGGGAATTATAA
- a CDS encoding DUF4199 domain-containing protein, giving the protein MKKYEIEIKWGIIFTFIGLLWIGLERAVGLHDEYIGFHSTYTNLFAFIAILLYVLALLDKRNHYYKGYISWKNAFFSGLVLSAIIAILSPLSQLISHKIVTPHYFENAINHAVSRKIMSQQEAESYFSLGNYILQTTFFAFIVGCITAALISIFIRKSPQAI; this is encoded by the coding sequence ATGAAAAAGTATGAGATTGAAATCAAATGGGGGATCATATTTACATTTATAGGTTTGTTGTGGATTGGGCTGGAAAGAGCTGTAGGACTTCATGATGAATACATTGGATTCCATTCTACCTATACCAACCTTTTTGCATTTATAGCCATTTTACTCTATGTTTTGGCGCTTTTGGATAAAAGGAACCACTATTATAAAGGGTATATTAGTTGGAAAAATGCTTTTTTCTCCGGCCTGGTCTTATCCGCGATTATAGCCATTCTTAGCCCCCTGTCCCAGTTGATCAGCCATAAAATTGTCACCCCACATTATTTTGAAAATGCCATAAACCACGCAGTAAGTAGAAAAATAATGAGCCAGCAAGAAGCAGAAAGTTATTTCTCCCTTGGGAATTACATCCTTCAAACAACCTTTTTTGCTTTTATCGTGGGTTGTATAACTGCTGCCCTTATTTCTATTTTCATCAGAAAAAGCCCTCAAGCCATTTAA
- a CDS encoding alkaline phosphatase PhoX: MEEKSFNSRRQFLINSGVATLGFMGLNQFLNPLAEAHEINGCLGYGPLQNDDKGILNLPKGFEYKIISKKGKIMDDGWWTPGRPDGMGAFEGDDGKVILVRNHENSPDDFENGAFGPENENLAQAELDKFYEKGKGNLPALGGTTTLVYNEKTGEVEQEFMSLAGTVRNCAGGVTPWNSWLTCEESVVKAGDYSGNLEKDHGFVFEVLAKRDGKLQNAIPIKEMGRFNHEAVAVDPRTGIVFLTEDRGDGLFYRYIPHVPGKLYQGGKLQALCLSWGKGRDTRNWKGQQEGFFPVGKPQSIYWIDLEDIGSPHDDLRYRGYGKGAARFARGEGIWFGENELYFACTNGGEIGAGQVFKYIPGENEGKENEYKTPGSLELFAEPNDRDLLKNCDNVAIAPWGDLLLCEDHPHPFVVGITPEGRFYKLAENIGFESEFAGGVFSPSGQTYFVNIQDAGITLAITGPWRNLR, encoded by the coding sequence ATGGAGGAGAAATCATTTAATTCACGTCGACAATTTTTGATTAATTCAGGAGTGGCTACCCTTGGTTTTATGGGCTTAAACCAATTTCTAAACCCTTTGGCCGAGGCTCATGAGATTAATGGCTGTTTAGGATATGGACCTTTGCAAAATGATGATAAGGGAATATTGAATTTGCCTAAAGGTTTTGAATATAAAATCATTTCGAAGAAAGGAAAAATCATGGATGATGGCTGGTGGACTCCAGGGAGGCCAGATGGTATGGGAGCTTTTGAGGGGGATGATGGAAAAGTGATATTGGTTCGGAATCATGAAAACAGTCCAGATGATTTTGAAAATGGTGCATTTGGACCGGAAAATGAAAACCTTGCCCAAGCTGAACTTGATAAGTTTTATGAAAAAGGAAAGGGAAATTTACCTGCTCTGGGAGGAACAACCACCTTGGTCTACAATGAAAAAACGGGTGAGGTAGAACAAGAGTTTATGAGCCTTGCAGGAACGGTGAGAAACTGTGCGGGAGGGGTTACTCCCTGGAATTCATGGTTGACTTGTGAGGAATCAGTTGTGAAGGCAGGTGATTACAGTGGAAATCTGGAAAAAGATCACGGATTTGTCTTTGAGGTACTGGCCAAAAGAGACGGGAAGTTACAAAATGCGATTCCCATAAAAGAAATGGGAAGGTTTAACCACGAGGCGGTGGCAGTTGATCCCAGAACCGGAATAGTATTTTTGACCGAGGACCGGGGTGATGGCTTGTTTTACCGCTATATTCCCCATGTTCCAGGGAAATTATACCAAGGAGGGAAACTTCAAGCCCTTTGCCTTTCCTGGGGAAAAGGAAGGGATACCCGGAATTGGAAAGGGCAACAAGAGGGTTTTTTTCCAGTTGGAAAACCTCAAAGCATCTATTGGATTGACCTGGAGGATATTGGTTCCCCTCATGATGATTTGAGGTACAGGGGGTATGGAAAAGGGGCTGCAAGGTTTGCTCGTGGTGAGGGGATTTGGTTTGGGGAGAACGAGCTGTATTTTGCTTGTACTAATGGAGGAGAAATAGGGGCAGGACAGGTTTTTAAGTATATTCCAGGGGAAAATGAAGGAAAAGAGAATGAATATAAAACGCCCGGTTCATTAGAGCTTTTTGCAGAACCCAATGATAGGGATTTATTAAAGAATTGTGATAATGTGGCCATTGCACCTTGGGGAGATTTATTGCTTTGCGAGGACCATCCCCACCCATTTGTGGTTGGGATTACACCGGAGGGTAGGTTTTATAAACTGGCCGAGAATATTGGGTTTGAATCAGAATTTGCTGGAGGGGTGTTTTCCCCTTCCGGGCAAACATATTTTGTCAATATCCAAGATGCAGGCATCACCCTGGCAATAACAGGACCCTGGAGGAATTTGAGATGA
- a CDS encoding acyl-CoA thioesterase, with protein MTDLDQKIKNAETRIFKAVFPNTINHYDTLFGGTAMHLMDEVAFIAATRFSRQKMVTVRSDKIDFTVPIPAGTIIELVGHIIHIGRTSLKVQVDIFIEKMYEEGREKAISGTFTLVAIDENKKPTPIDH; from the coding sequence ATGACCGATTTAGACCAAAAAATTAAAAACGCAGAAACCCGAATATTTAAAGCTGTTTTCCCCAATACCATCAACCATTATGATACTTTGTTTGGTGGCACGGCTATGCACCTGATGGATGAGGTTGCCTTTATCGCAGCCACCCGGTTCAGCAGACAAAAAATGGTTACCGTACGAAGTGATAAAATTGATTTTACCGTCCCCATTCCCGCAGGAACCATTATCGAATTGGTGGGGCATATCATCCATATTGGCCGGACCAGTTTAAAAGTCCAAGTGGACATATTTATTGAAAAAATGTATGAGGAGGGTAGAGAAAAAGCCATTAGCGGCACTTTCACCCTGGTAGCAATTGATGAAAATAAAAAGCCCACCCCTATTGATCATTAA
- a CDS encoding PAS domain-containing protein — MTIFSKPSKKASSVPLHCWDIIACQLYPSIANQSLESLSHTLSFFKKSFSWSTDLNFLNQRFDALVLTDRQETILWASPGFEKMTDYHVFEAIGKNPSFLQGKDSSYKAKTQIRKKINEGKPFSSQLINYKKNGEPYLCEITIIPLEDPKGKITHFLALENEI; from the coding sequence ATGACAATTTTTTCAAAGCCATCCAAAAAAGCCTCCTCCGTTCCTCTTCACTGTTGGGACATCATTGCCTGCCAATTATACCCAAGCATTGCAAACCAAAGTCTTGAATCCCTATCTCACACTTTAAGTTTTTTCAAAAAATCATTCAGTTGGTCAACAGATTTGAATTTCCTAAATCAAAGGTTTGATGCTTTAGTACTTACCGATAGGCAGGAAACCATCCTTTGGGCAAGTCCAGGCTTTGAAAAAATGACGGATTATCATGTCTTTGAAGCAATTGGTAAAAACCCTTCTTTTTTACAGGGAAAGGATTCTTCTTATAAAGCAAAAACCCAAATAAGAAAAAAAATCAATGAAGGAAAACCATTTTCTTCCCAATTGATTAATTATAAAAAGAATGGAGAACCTTACCTTTGCGAAATCACTATCATTCCATTGGAAGATCCAAAAGGGAAAATCACCCATTTTCTGGCACTTGAAAACGAAATATGA
- the metE gene encoding 5-methyltetrahydropteroyltriglutamate--homocysteine S-methyltransferase, which translates to MLTHNLGYPRIGSKRQLKKASEAYWAGKSTLRELQETGANIREENWKIQQEAGIDLIPSNDFSFYDQVLDMSFTVGAIPERYHEIVTDQKKPELDLYFAMARGYQKNGLDIIAMEMTKWFDTNYHYIVPEFKKNQPFKLFSTKILDEFKEAKRQGIITKPVILGPVSYLLLGKEKEKGFKRIELIKNLVPVYLDILKKLEESNATWVQLDEPFLAMDLDQEEKEAFEYTYKTIRKACPNLKILLTTYFGGLDENLDLACELPVCGLHLDLVRAPKQLEKTLDKLPQNLSLSLGLVDGRNIWKNDFKASLELLELAKGKKSENRLLIASSCSLLHSPCDLEEEKSGSGLTAEIQQWLAFAKQKVGEIASLKQLALDSGLPENQQLLEENQKAIQSKKTSSIIHKQEVGQAVSSLTPGHSTRNKPFGERRKLQTPNLNLPLFPTTTIGSFPQTKEVRQWRALKKKGKLTQNQYDELIKSETEMAIRWQEGIGLDVLVHGEFERNDMVEYFGEQLEGFVFTQNGWVQSYGSRCVKPPIIYGDVSRPEPMTVGWTSFAQSLTEKNVKGMLTGPVTILQWSFVRNDQPRSTTCQQIALAIREEVADLEKEGIKIIQIDEPALREGLPLRQSDWEAYLDWAVECFRISASVVEDKTQIHTHMCYSEFNDIIKHIAGMDADVITIECSRSQMELLDAFAEFQYPNEIGPGVYDIHSPRIPSKEEMVELLEKAKSVLPEEQLWVNPDCGLKTRGWKETEPALERMVQAAKALRKTTVAGIEN; encoded by the coding sequence ATGCTAACGCACAATCTTGGCTACCCGCGGATTGGTAGCAAAAGACAACTCAAAAAGGCCAGTGAAGCTTACTGGGCCGGAAAATCAACCCTTCGTGAACTCCAGGAAACCGGTGCAAACATCCGGGAAGAAAATTGGAAAATCCAACAGGAAGCAGGCATTGACCTGATCCCTTCCAATGATTTTTCCTTCTACGATCAGGTTTTGGACATGTCCTTTACCGTTGGTGCTATTCCTGAAAGATACCATGAGATTGTAACTGACCAGAAAAAACCTGAACTGGACCTTTATTTTGCCATGGCCCGGGGCTATCAGAAAAATGGCCTTGATATCATTGCCATGGAAATGACCAAATGGTTCGATACCAATTACCATTATATCGTTCCTGAATTTAAAAAGAATCAGCCCTTTAAACTCTTCTCCACAAAAATCCTGGATGAGTTCAAAGAGGCAAAAAGACAGGGTATCATCACCAAACCTGTCATCCTTGGACCGGTCTCCTACCTCCTATTGGGTAAAGAAAAGGAAAAAGGTTTTAAGCGAATTGAGCTGATCAAAAACCTTGTCCCTGTTTATTTGGACATCCTCAAAAAACTGGAGGAATCAAACGCTACCTGGGTACAATTGGATGAACCTTTTCTTGCCATGGATCTGGATCAGGAAGAAAAGGAAGCTTTTGAATATACATACAAAACCATCCGCAAAGCTTGTCCGAACCTTAAAATCCTTTTGACCACTTATTTTGGCGGCCTGGATGAAAATTTGGACCTGGCTTGTGAATTGCCAGTTTGTGGCCTGCATTTGGATTTGGTCCGGGCTCCAAAACAACTTGAAAAGACATTGGATAAACTTCCGCAAAACCTAAGCCTTTCTTTAGGATTGGTAGATGGAAGGAATATCTGGAAAAATGATTTCAAAGCTTCTTTGGAATTACTTGAATTGGCCAAAGGCAAGAAAAGTGAAAACCGCCTATTGATAGCTTCCAGTTGCTCTTTGCTTCATTCACCCTGTGACTTGGAGGAGGAAAAATCTGGCTCAGGGTTGACGGCTGAGATCCAACAATGGTTGGCTTTTGCCAAGCAAAAAGTCGGTGAAATTGCAAGCTTGAAGCAACTAGCTTTGGATTCCGGTTTGCCGGAAAACCAACAATTATTGGAGGAAAATCAAAAAGCTATCCAATCTAAAAAAACCTCTTCCATCATCCATAAACAAGAGGTGGGACAGGCTGTAAGCAGCCTTACACCAGGCCATAGCACGAGGAATAAGCCTTTTGGAGAAAGGAGAAAACTTCAAACCCCAAACCTGAACCTTCCACTTTTCCCAACCACAACCATTGGTTCCTTTCCTCAAACCAAGGAGGTAAGGCAATGGCGAGCTCTAAAGAAAAAGGGGAAATTGACTCAAAATCAATATGATGAGCTGATCAAAAGTGAAACCGAAATGGCAATACGTTGGCAGGAAGGAATTGGATTGGATGTTTTGGTTCATGGGGAGTTTGAAAGAAATGATATGGTTGAATATTTCGGGGAGCAATTGGAAGGCTTTGTCTTCACCCAAAATGGCTGGGTCCAAAGTTATGGTTCCCGCTGCGTTAAACCTCCCATTATTTATGGAGACGTTTCCCGTCCTGAGCCTATGACCGTTGGTTGGACTTCTTTTGCCCAATCCCTGACAGAAAAAAATGTAAAAGGAATGCTCACAGGGCCGGTAACCATTTTGCAATGGTCCTTTGTCCGAAATGACCAGCCCAGATCAACCACTTGTCAGCAAATTGCCCTGGCTATCAGAGAAGAGGTGGCTGATTTGGAAAAAGAAGGCATCAAGATCATCCAAATTGATGAACCTGCCCTAAGGGAAGGTTTGCCCTTAAGGCAGTCCGACTGGGAAGCCTATCTGGACTGGGCTGTAGAATGTTTCCGAATCTCTGCATCAGTGGTGGAGGACAAAACCCAAATCCATACACACATGTGCTATTCAGAGTTTAATGATATCATCAAACATATTGCTGGCATGGATGCTGATGTCATTACCATCGAATGTTCCAGGTCTCAAATGGAGTTATTAGATGCTTTTGCTGAGTTCCAATACCCCAATGAAATTGGTCCAGGGGTTTATGACATCCACTCTCCAAGGATACCTTCCAAAGAGGAAATGGTTGAATTGCTAGAAAAAGCTAAATCCGTATTACCGGAGGAACAGCTTTGGGTCAACCCTGACTGTGGCCTTAAAACCAGAGGATGGAAAGAAACTGAGCCAGCTTTGGAGCGCATGGTACAAGCTGCTAAAGCACTTAGAAAAACCACAGTTGCTGGTATCGAAAATTAA
- a CDS encoding acyltransferase → MNISSENHPVEIASRKTMVPAEVIIKRNVWVGAIATILPRVTIGENSVVAAGAVVTKDVPSNCFVAGVPAKVIKKIGQ, encoded by the coding sequence GTGAATATAAGCTCCGAAAACCATCCAGTGGAGATTGCCTCCCGAAAGACCATGGTTCCTGCAGAAGTGATAATAAAAAGGAATGTCTGGGTCGGTGCCATTGCTACCATCCTTCCCAGGGTTACCATTGGTGAAAACTCGGTAGTAGCTGCAGGTGCGGTGGTAACAAAAGATGTGCCCTCAAACTGTTTTGTGGCAGGTGTTCCTGCAAAGGTTATTAAGAAAATAGGTCAATAA
- a CDS encoding cupin domain-containing protein yields MKNINLLLVFSALVLQGCQGQDSSETEQKDLEAIFPKGKLGPSEYFTGKAYNYGLVPNDSTYTTLVGNVFFEPGARSNWHTHPGGQILIITDGVGYHQIEGEPIQVMKKGDIVKCPPNTRHWHGASPDTGLQQMYIVPNTEKGIVEWMEPVTDEEYNVGE; encoded by the coding sequence ATGAAAAATATCAATCTGTTATTAGTATTCTCAGCTTTGGTTCTCCAGGGGTGTCAAGGACAAGATTCATCCGAAACAGAACAAAAAGATTTGGAAGCCATTTTCCCTAAAGGGAAGTTAGGACCTTCTGAGTATTTTACTGGCAAAGCCTACAATTATGGCCTTGTGCCCAATGATTCAACTTATACCACTTTGGTGGGAAATGTTTTTTTTGAACCAGGGGCAAGAAGCAACTGGCATACCCATCCTGGAGGCCAAATCCTTATTATTACTGATGGTGTAGGCTATCACCAAATCGAAGGGGAGCCCATTCAGGTAATGAAAAAAGGGGATATAGTAAAATGCCCTCCCAATACCCGTCATTGGCATGGTGCAAGTCCTGATACCGGTTTACAGCAAATGTATATTGTTCCAAATACTGAGAAAGGCATAGTAGAATGGATGGAGCCGGTGACTGATGAAGAGTACAATGTTGGTGAATAA
- a CDS encoding AraC family transcriptional regulator, whose amino-acid sequence MKNKPTLKTGFKGEKINVIPRRLLTDYSKRELTKNLYLTDIGYFPKALHHFRKRPQGCPEYILIYCIEGKGTIKINQSSFQLTPNSFYIIESKQNHAYFSDEKNPWSIFWVHFTGVNAKEIFQRFRKQNNNQPIIIPFEKNRIAEFEYMIDLFKNGISEEIFEYSSMLLHKTLGSFIYYSIKSNKKVQSSNEDLVNEIIDYLNQHIYDTVTIEEISRTFNKSSSTIFSLFKKKTGQSLIHFFNLLKVQKACELFNLTNMSVKEISYELNFQDPLYFSRLFKKYMGVSPSTYKNEL is encoded by the coding sequence ATGAAAAATAAGCCAACACTAAAAACCGGTTTTAAAGGAGAAAAAATCAATGTAATCCCAAGAAGACTGTTAACAGATTATTCAAAAAGAGAACTTACTAAAAACTTATACTTAACTGATATTGGTTATTTTCCAAAAGCGCTTCATCACTTCCGGAAAAGACCACAGGGTTGCCCTGAGTACATTTTAATTTATTGTATTGAAGGAAAGGGAACCATCAAAATTAATCAATCCAGTTTTCAGCTAACTCCCAATTCTTTTTACATCATCGAGTCAAAGCAGAATCACGCCTATTTTTCGGATGAGAAAAATCCTTGGTCCATTTTCTGGGTTCATTTTACAGGTGTAAATGCGAAGGAAATTTTTCAAAGGTTCAGAAAACAGAATAATAACCAACCCATCATTATCCCTTTTGAGAAAAACCGGATTGCAGAGTTTGAATACATGATTGACCTTTTTAAAAATGGTATTTCGGAGGAAATATTCGAGTATTCGAGCATGTTGCTTCATAAAACCCTAGGTTCCTTTATTTATTATTCTATTAAGTCAAACAAAAAGGTTCAGTCTTCCAACGAAGATTTAGTCAATGAAATCATTGACTATTTGAACCAACATATTTACGACACGGTGACCATTGAGGAAATTTCACGTACGTTTAATAAGTCTTCCTCCACCATTTTTTCACTTTTCAAAAAAAAGACCGGCCAATCACTGATCCATTTTTTCAATTTATTAAAAGTCCAAAAAGCTTGTGAGCTTTTCAATCTAACTAACATGTCTGTAAAAGAAATCAGCTACGAACTGAACTTTCAGGATCCACTTTATTTTTCGAGGTTATTTAAAAAATACATGGGGGTATCCCCATCAACGTATAAAAATGAGCTTTAA